The Lysinibacillus pakistanensis genome includes a window with the following:
- a CDS encoding MarR family winged helix-turn-helix transcriptional regulator, which produces MELEKYIGVNVQRAALKLNNYYQKVVNPFDITVDQWEILVILWEKEGITQKEIAERLHKDQTNIARMLFKLEKKGFIYRVVHETDRRSLRVYLTPKGSEIKDEILEPSLEAYKNTIKGLSEEEVETFRRILTVMYNNVKDL; this is translated from the coding sequence TTGGAATTAGAAAAATATATTGGTGTGAATGTGCAACGAGCAGCACTAAAATTAAATAATTATTATCAAAAAGTGGTTAATCCGTTTGATATTACAGTGGACCAATGGGAAATACTTGTTATTCTTTGGGAAAAAGAAGGAATTACCCAAAAGGAAATTGCTGAAAGACTTCATAAGGATCAAACAAACATTGCACGCATGTTATTTAAATTAGAGAAAAAGGGATTTATTTATCGTGTTGTCCATGAAACAGATAGAAGATCGTTACGTGTGTATTTAACACCAAAAGGCAGTGAAATAAAAGACGAAATACTTGAGCCATCCTTGGAAGCATACAAGAATACAATCAAGGGATTATCTGAAGAAGAGGTCGAAACATTTAGAAGAATTCTTACTGTAATGTATAATAATGTGAAGGATTTATAG
- a CDS encoding SDR family NAD(P)-dependent oxidoreductase — protein MHNLSGKVILVTGASSGIGLATAELMASKGAKVIINYHSNVKGAMEAVQRIQEKGGEAIAIQADVRNKEEVDSMVEQAISSFGTIHVLINNAGGGVRQSTFMDMSKELWEETFKLNVNSVLFCSQAVLRHMIPKKGGKIINVSSAAARIGGAGESIHYASAKGAINTMTIGMSRELIDYGIIVNGVAPGMVETPFHDKFAPDDNRLERMASSVPIKRAATPMEIAEVIAFLSSDASNYILGEIINISGGR, from the coding sequence ATGCATAACTTATCAGGAAAAGTTATTCTTGTCACAGGCGCTAGCTCAGGTATTGGGCTTGCCACGGCTGAGTTGATGGCATCAAAAGGAGCTAAAGTAATTATTAATTATCATTCAAATGTGAAAGGTGCCATGGAAGCCGTTCAACGTATTCAAGAAAAGGGTGGAGAGGCTATTGCAATTCAAGCTGATGTGAGGAATAAAGAAGAAGTGGATTCAATGGTTGAACAAGCTATTTCTTCATTTGGCACAATTCACGTTTTAATTAATAATGCTGGGGGTGGTGTCCGTCAAAGTACATTTATGGATATGAGCAAAGAGCTGTGGGAAGAAACGTTCAAATTAAATGTTAATAGTGTTCTCTTCTGCTCTCAAGCTGTATTAAGACATATGATTCCTAAAAAAGGTGGAAAAATCATTAATGTCTCATCAGCGGCTGCACGAATTGGAGGGGCAGGAGAAAGTATTCATTACGCATCTGCTAAAGGGGCGATCAATACAATGACAATAGGAATGTCCAGAGAGCTAATTGACTATGGAATAATCGTGAATGGGGTAGCACCTGGAATGGTGGAGACACCTTTTCACGATAAATTTGCTCCTGACGATAATCGACTTGAGCGAATGGCTTCATCTGTACCTATTAAACGGGCTGCAACACCTATGGAAATAGCAGAGGTAATCGCCTTCCTTTCCTCCGATGCTTCAAATTATATCCTAGGAGAAATTATAAATATTAGTGGAGGGCGATAA